The following are encoded in a window of Myxocyprinus asiaticus isolate MX2 ecotype Aquarium Trade chromosome 17, UBuf_Myxa_2, whole genome shotgun sequence genomic DNA:
- the LOC127455416 gene encoding interaptin-like isoform X1, with amino-acid sequence MAGHEWDDWFEREELIGQISDIRVQNLQVEREVVQKRTFTRWMNLHLEKCNPPMEVRDLFRDIQDGRILMVLLEELSGCKLLHGFKPSSHRIFRLNNIAKVLTFLEERNVKLVSIDATDIADGNPSIVLGLIWNIILFFQIKELTGNIKSQFPSSSSLSSIPTSSDSDTSHSSTPSDERKPIIAPKGHGKVIKTLLQWVQRRTRKYGVAVQDFGKSWTSGLAFLAVIKSIDPSLVDMRRALLRSPRENIEEAFRTAHYSLGIPRLLEPEDVTLNPPDEQSIMIYVSQFLEHFPGIEEDETSDILERSKISARTNDLPVRNGVQRKREYYTVKRDLVQSPPKIFISSVSEDREQITSPVLSQPPEDRHRASEGSSMSSSASPADDKPLDLNKDVSTFSSPQPSFSDSAFNSPDSWIEEPSETTQQENTQWIKYDPTSKNIMAGERYSTTPSEMTSDLGSPFSQVSTSENQLDRELFIDQGSYSLGSIEEEDAYKYILDLNKKESDNHLPSEDMRNKADAVNLEQTETDHSEYQESDKPTSDLRSDSGYFQDHKEAMPAQPEGISKAPLITALDEGVGALEIKIESEAFQDNESSNTEAMHRNCLEFTDGPEEKPIVFKDETEPKCPVLQYERVSISSEEDIKLWTDLTEEHTAESDVNNLPNILNGHAETKEGLHDGEPSGLLESEEKKQIYNDHKEPLVVSDLCQIEAEVSDEDKMCYMCGAPVVKSLTESIEQYEDSDSVHLNELETGGNFKDSPRENDALNGIVSVLENKPGETKSMCRAQLIHGKSKLECASDSRREKEFSHNTNSESQVQVSDNKEPGGAKDNRPVSVIPRDVVDYDVPKSDSNIHEGDKNSSTSSPRHRPQLEVAKSEQTVTDQTSGGHSYEETTFIGVRPERRPTELRLALSVTPLQPAPPKCSLTESDTDTEDASEGHGKGFKQRKARVESLHLQEQSPFDRHPGEWGTVEPDSPAEHCELTKTDEDLTGARENTGTLREEAVTDASQTLTTIHLRKVVDTSESKGQNGKAIDVKVNSTIINKSLENKTAASPESTYDITWVDIYILLASWIFVYCLFVLPQIDSQTLPKLLFNIDE; translated from the exons TTGAGAGGGAGGTGGTGCAGAAGAGAACGTTCACCAGATGGATGAATCTACATCTAGAGAAG TGTAACCCTCCTATGGAGGTACGGGATCTTTTCCGGGATATCCAAGATGGACGGATTCTGATGGTCCTACTTGAAGAGCTCTCAGGATGTAAACTG CTGCATGGGTTTAAGCCATCCTCGCATCGTATTTTCAGGCTCAATAACATTGCCAAAGTATTGACGTTTCTTGAGGAAAGAAAT GTCAAATTAGTCAGCATTGATGCAACAGATATCGCCGATGGCAATCCATCCATAGTGCTCGGGCTTATCTGGAATATCATCCTCTTTTTCCAG ATCAAGGAACTCACAGGGAACATTAAGAGTCAGTTCCCCTCCTCCTCCAGCCTGTCATCCATTCCCACCAGCTCTGATTCAGATACTTCTCACTCCAGCACCCCCTCAGATGAGAGGAAGCCCATCATTGCTCCAAAAGGTCACGGGAAGGTGATCAAAACCCTCCTGCAGTGGGTCCAGAGACGTACAAGAAA ATATGGAGTTGCTGTACAGGACTTTGGGAAGAGCTGGACAAGTGGCCTGGCTTTTCTTGCTGTGATTAAGTCCATTGACCCTAGTCTGGTAGATATGAGGAGAGCCCTGCTTAGATCGCCCAGAGAGAACATTGAGGAAGCCTTCAGAACAGCACACTACAGTCTTGGCATCCCAAGACTCCTGGAACCTGAGG ATGTGACCTTGAATCCCCCTGATGAACAATCCATAATGATCTACGTATCCCAGTTTTTGGAGCACTTTCCTGGAATTGAAGAG GATGAGACGTCAGATATTCTGGAAAGAAGTAAAATCAGTGCTCGAACGAACGATCTTCCTGTTCGGAATGGTGTACAGAGGAAACGGGAGTATTATACAGTCAAGAGAGACTTGGTTCAGTCACCACCCAAGATCTTCATCTCCTCTGTGTCTGAAGATCGTGAACAGATCACCTCCCCTGTCCTCTCACAGCCCCCTGAGGACAGACACAGGGCCAGTGAAGGGTCATCCATGAGTTCAAGTGCTAGTCCTGCAGATGATAAGCCTCTGGACCTGAACAAAGACGTGTCCACCTTTAGCTCCCCACAGCCTTCGTTCTCCGACTCAGCATTCAACTCTCCAGACTCGTGGATAGAGGAACCAAGTGAAACTACTCAGCAAGAGAACACTCAGTGGATCAAATATGATCCAACAAGCAAAAATATTATGGCTGGTGAGAGGTATTCGACCACCCCTAGCGAAATGACCTCAGATCTAGGGTCACCATTTTCACAAGTAAGCACTTCAGAGAACCAGTTGGACCGTGAGCTTTTCATAGATCAGGGCAGTTATTCTCTCGGCTCCATAGAAGAGGAGGATGCTTACAAATACATCTTGGATCTTAACAAGAAAGAATCTGATAATCATTTGCCCAGCGAAGACATGAGGAATAAAGCTGATGCAGTAAACTTAGAACAAACAGAAACAGATCATTCAGAATACCAGGAATCAGACAAGCCAACTTCTGATTTGCGAAGCGACTCGGGATACTTTCAGGATCATAAGGAAGCCATGCCAGCTCAACCTGAGGGTATTAGCAAGGCTCCATTAATTACTGCCCTTGATGAAGGAGTGGGTGCACTTGAAATTAAAATTGAATCTGAAGCTTTTCAGGACAATGAGTCTTCCAATACAGAAGCCATGCATAGGAACTGTCTCGAATTTACAGATGGACCTGAGGAAAAGCCAATTGTTTTTAAGGATGAGACTGAGCCCAAATGCCCAGTTCTCCAGTATGAGAGGGTCTCCATATCAAGTGAGGAAGACATTAAATTGTGGACAGATCTGACTGAAGAACATACAGCGGAATCAGATGTAAACAATCTTCCAAATATCTTAAATGGTCATGCTGAGACCAAGGAGGGCCTCCATGATGGGGAACCAAGTGGTCTTTTAGAAAGTGAAGAAAAGAAACAGATATATAATGACCATAAAGAACCTTTGGTGGTGTCAGATCTGTGCCAAATAGAAGCAGAAGTTTCTGATGAAGATAAGATGTGTTACATGTGTGGAGCTCCAGTGGTGAAGAGCTTGACTGAATCCATTGAACAATATGAAGATTCAGACTCGGTGCATTTAAATGAGTTAGAAACAGGTGGAAACTTTAAGGACAGTCCAAGAGAGAATGATGCATTAAATGGAATTGTAAGTGTTCTCGAGAATAAGCCAGGAGAGACTAAAAGTATGTGCAGAGCTCAGCTTATTCATGGTAAGAGCAAGTTAGAATGTGCATCAGACAGCAGAAGGGAGAAGGAATTTTCACACAATACAAATAGTGAAAGCCAAGTTCAGGTTTCAGACAACAAGGAGCCTGGCGGGGCCAAGGATAACAGGCCTGTGTCTGTAATTCCCCGTGATGTAGTGGACTATGATGTTCCCAAATCTGACAGCAACATCCATGAGGGAGATAAGAACTCCTCTACCTCATCTCCAAGGCACAGACCACAGCTAGAAGTAGCCAAGAGTGAGCAGACTGTCACAGATCAAACATCTGGTGGTCATTCCTATGAGGAAACAACTTTTATTGGTGTCCGCCCTGAAAGACGTCCGACTGAGCTTCGCTTGGCCCTAAGCGTGACACCACTCCAGCCTGCACCTCCTAAGTGCTCACTTACTGAATCCGACACGGACACCGAAGATGCTTCAGAGGGACACGGCAAGGGATTTAAGCAGAGAAAG GCAAGAGTTGAATCTTTGCATCTCCAGGAGCAGAGCCCATTTGACAGACACCCAGGAGAATGGGGCACGGTGGAGCCTGATTCGCCCGCTGAGCACTGTGAGCTCACTAAGACAGATGAAGACTTGACCGGTGCCAGAGAAAACACTGGGACTCTGAG GGAAGAAGCTGTCACAGATGCAAGCCAAACTTTGACAACTATACACTTGAGAAAGGTTGTTGACACCAGTGAATCAAAG gGACAAAATGGGAAGGCCATAGATGTCAAAGTTAACAGTACCATCATAAATAAAAG CTTGGAGAACAAGACTGCTGCAAGTCCAGAAAGCACATATGATATAACCTGGGTTGACATCTACATTCTCTTGGCTTCTTGGATCTTTGTGTACTGCCTTTTTGTCCTACCACAGATTGACTCACAGACACTTCCTAAACTCCTCTTCAACATAGATGAATGA
- the LOC127455416 gene encoding interaptin-like isoform X2 → MAGHEWDDWFEREELIGQISDIRVQNLQVEREVVQKRTFTRWMNLHLEKCNPPMEVRDLFRDIQDGRILMVLLEELSGCKLLHGFKPSSHRIFRLNNIAKVLTFLEERNVKLVSIDATDIADGNPSIVLGLIWNIILFFQIKELTGNIKSQFPSSSSLSSIPTSSDSDTSHSSTPSDERKPIIAPKGHGKVIKTLLQWVQRRTRKYGVAVQDFGKSWTSGLAFLAVIKSIDPSLVDMRRALLRSPRENIEEAFRTAHYSLGIPRLLEPEDVTLNPPDEQSIMIYVSQFLEHFPGIEEDETSDILERSKISARTNDLPVRNGVQRKREYYTVKRDLVQSPPKIFISSVSEDREQITSPVLSQPPEDRHRASEGSSMSSSASPADDKPLDLNKDVSTFSSPQPSFSDSAFNSPDSWIEEPSETTQQENTQWIKYDPTSKNIMAGERYSTTPSEMTSDLGSPFSQVSTSENQLDRELFIDQGSYSLGSIEEEDAYKYILDLNKKESDNHLPSEDMRNKADAVNLEQTETDHSEYQESDKPTSDLRSDSGYFQDHKEAMPAQPEGISKAPLITALDEGVGALEIKIESEAFQDNESSNTEAMHRNCLEFTDGPEEKPIVFKDETEPKCPVLQYERVSISSEEDIKLWTDLTEEHTAESDVNNLPNILNGHAETKEGLHDGEPSGLLESEEKKQIYNDHKEPLVVSDLCQIEAEVSDEDKMCYMCGAPVVKSLTESIEQYEDSDSVHLNELETGGNFKDSPRENDALNGIVSVLENKPGETKSMCRAQLIHGKSKLECASDSRREKEFSHNTNSESQVQVSDNKEPGGAKDNRPVSVIPRDVVDYDVPKSDSNIHEGDKNSSTSSPRHRPQLEVAKSEQTVTDQTSGGHSYEETTFIGVRPERRPTELRLALSVTPLQPAPPKCSLTESDTDTEDASEGHGKGFKQRKEQSPFDRHPGEWGTVEPDSPAEHCELTKTDEDLTGARENTGTLREEAVTDASQTLTTIHLRKVVDTSESKGQNGKAIDVKVNSTIINKSLENKTAASPESTYDITWVDIYILLASWIFVYCLFVLPQIDSQTLPKLLFNIDE, encoded by the exons TTGAGAGGGAGGTGGTGCAGAAGAGAACGTTCACCAGATGGATGAATCTACATCTAGAGAAG TGTAACCCTCCTATGGAGGTACGGGATCTTTTCCGGGATATCCAAGATGGACGGATTCTGATGGTCCTACTTGAAGAGCTCTCAGGATGTAAACTG CTGCATGGGTTTAAGCCATCCTCGCATCGTATTTTCAGGCTCAATAACATTGCCAAAGTATTGACGTTTCTTGAGGAAAGAAAT GTCAAATTAGTCAGCATTGATGCAACAGATATCGCCGATGGCAATCCATCCATAGTGCTCGGGCTTATCTGGAATATCATCCTCTTTTTCCAG ATCAAGGAACTCACAGGGAACATTAAGAGTCAGTTCCCCTCCTCCTCCAGCCTGTCATCCATTCCCACCAGCTCTGATTCAGATACTTCTCACTCCAGCACCCCCTCAGATGAGAGGAAGCCCATCATTGCTCCAAAAGGTCACGGGAAGGTGATCAAAACCCTCCTGCAGTGGGTCCAGAGACGTACAAGAAA ATATGGAGTTGCTGTACAGGACTTTGGGAAGAGCTGGACAAGTGGCCTGGCTTTTCTTGCTGTGATTAAGTCCATTGACCCTAGTCTGGTAGATATGAGGAGAGCCCTGCTTAGATCGCCCAGAGAGAACATTGAGGAAGCCTTCAGAACAGCACACTACAGTCTTGGCATCCCAAGACTCCTGGAACCTGAGG ATGTGACCTTGAATCCCCCTGATGAACAATCCATAATGATCTACGTATCCCAGTTTTTGGAGCACTTTCCTGGAATTGAAGAG GATGAGACGTCAGATATTCTGGAAAGAAGTAAAATCAGTGCTCGAACGAACGATCTTCCTGTTCGGAATGGTGTACAGAGGAAACGGGAGTATTATACAGTCAAGAGAGACTTGGTTCAGTCACCACCCAAGATCTTCATCTCCTCTGTGTCTGAAGATCGTGAACAGATCACCTCCCCTGTCCTCTCACAGCCCCCTGAGGACAGACACAGGGCCAGTGAAGGGTCATCCATGAGTTCAAGTGCTAGTCCTGCAGATGATAAGCCTCTGGACCTGAACAAAGACGTGTCCACCTTTAGCTCCCCACAGCCTTCGTTCTCCGACTCAGCATTCAACTCTCCAGACTCGTGGATAGAGGAACCAAGTGAAACTACTCAGCAAGAGAACACTCAGTGGATCAAATATGATCCAACAAGCAAAAATATTATGGCTGGTGAGAGGTATTCGACCACCCCTAGCGAAATGACCTCAGATCTAGGGTCACCATTTTCACAAGTAAGCACTTCAGAGAACCAGTTGGACCGTGAGCTTTTCATAGATCAGGGCAGTTATTCTCTCGGCTCCATAGAAGAGGAGGATGCTTACAAATACATCTTGGATCTTAACAAGAAAGAATCTGATAATCATTTGCCCAGCGAAGACATGAGGAATAAAGCTGATGCAGTAAACTTAGAACAAACAGAAACAGATCATTCAGAATACCAGGAATCAGACAAGCCAACTTCTGATTTGCGAAGCGACTCGGGATACTTTCAGGATCATAAGGAAGCCATGCCAGCTCAACCTGAGGGTATTAGCAAGGCTCCATTAATTACTGCCCTTGATGAAGGAGTGGGTGCACTTGAAATTAAAATTGAATCTGAAGCTTTTCAGGACAATGAGTCTTCCAATACAGAAGCCATGCATAGGAACTGTCTCGAATTTACAGATGGACCTGAGGAAAAGCCAATTGTTTTTAAGGATGAGACTGAGCCCAAATGCCCAGTTCTCCAGTATGAGAGGGTCTCCATATCAAGTGAGGAAGACATTAAATTGTGGACAGATCTGACTGAAGAACATACAGCGGAATCAGATGTAAACAATCTTCCAAATATCTTAAATGGTCATGCTGAGACCAAGGAGGGCCTCCATGATGGGGAACCAAGTGGTCTTTTAGAAAGTGAAGAAAAGAAACAGATATATAATGACCATAAAGAACCTTTGGTGGTGTCAGATCTGTGCCAAATAGAAGCAGAAGTTTCTGATGAAGATAAGATGTGTTACATGTGTGGAGCTCCAGTGGTGAAGAGCTTGACTGAATCCATTGAACAATATGAAGATTCAGACTCGGTGCATTTAAATGAGTTAGAAACAGGTGGAAACTTTAAGGACAGTCCAAGAGAGAATGATGCATTAAATGGAATTGTAAGTGTTCTCGAGAATAAGCCAGGAGAGACTAAAAGTATGTGCAGAGCTCAGCTTATTCATGGTAAGAGCAAGTTAGAATGTGCATCAGACAGCAGAAGGGAGAAGGAATTTTCACACAATACAAATAGTGAAAGCCAAGTTCAGGTTTCAGACAACAAGGAGCCTGGCGGGGCCAAGGATAACAGGCCTGTGTCTGTAATTCCCCGTGATGTAGTGGACTATGATGTTCCCAAATCTGACAGCAACATCCATGAGGGAGATAAGAACTCCTCTACCTCATCTCCAAGGCACAGACCACAGCTAGAAGTAGCCAAGAGTGAGCAGACTGTCACAGATCAAACATCTGGTGGTCATTCCTATGAGGAAACAACTTTTATTGGTGTCCGCCCTGAAAGACGTCCGACTGAGCTTCGCTTGGCCCTAAGCGTGACACCACTCCAGCCTGCACCTCCTAAGTGCTCACTTACTGAATCCGACACGGACACCGAAGATGCTTCAGAGGGACACGGCAAGGGATTTAAGCAGAGAAAG GAGCAGAGCCCATTTGACAGACACCCAGGAGAATGGGGCACGGTGGAGCCTGATTCGCCCGCTGAGCACTGTGAGCTCACTAAGACAGATGAAGACTTGACCGGTGCCAGAGAAAACACTGGGACTCTGAG GGAAGAAGCTGTCACAGATGCAAGCCAAACTTTGACAACTATACACTTGAGAAAGGTTGTTGACACCAGTGAATCAAAG gGACAAAATGGGAAGGCCATAGATGTCAAAGTTAACAGTACCATCATAAATAAAAG CTTGGAGAACAAGACTGCTGCAAGTCCAGAAAGCACATATGATATAACCTGGGTTGACATCTACATTCTCTTGGCTTCTTGGATCTTTGTGTACTGCCTTTTTGTCCTACCACAGATTGACTCACAGACACTTCCTAAACTCCTCTTCAACATAGATGAATGA